The following proteins are encoded in a genomic region of Montipora foliosa isolate CH-2021 chromosome 10, ASM3666993v2, whole genome shotgun sequence:
- the LOC137973800 gene encoding uncharacterized protein isoform X1 — MDGPTCIEVFGNIIFRFTRSVSEQYSPKDPEYSQETLEYTLLQNTGREWYAQPVDEIIYQEYSDKKVTVDDFLPASCTVQAVFLDACSPGDIEEQDKNNEADLHQDMSWKQLRPSALRTVCESTVVGALISLLSAIAIGMFFTMISYLSYKTFLNCHFEPKTFIPLKLQWMQVTCNIISCFFLYIWVFLLALVLFRSYQLSGVKKKLFLCCILMYFLDSLYRVTLQALGISKSFPLSNEQVIPLNILFVLSIVGHNYLLANHLCFHSKQQKRAAFLLCSVIYCLPFIGGIIVSSCIYPVYNKQNEKHKLIIALFSPLIMVVFKTTSRICVQRLWRLTHPAYSYAMMAPLYAASAIMFRVMQVDLGNLKAIAYLGIIHGVAEVIERTTVVVIDHICQRILNRASAPWGRYRTPRTERITADIAIMSMLYESTAIVSINGFFHLYQFIYMKNISFWLLLVSFTKLTAVPLLIEWLSTSLSLAIETRFQNLAVMAVWRKDWKRHILVAVLNLLPMAVWTSQSLFSVVQARFEANLDQASCKMPFS, encoded by the coding sequence ATGGATGGACCCACATGCATCGAAGTGTTTGGAAACATCATCTTTAGGTTTACACGTAGTGTATCCGAACAATACAGCCCAAAGGACCCTGAATATAGTCAAGAAACCTTAGAATACACCCTTTTGCAGAATACAGGCCGAGAATGGTACGCTCAACCAGTGGACGAAATTATTTATCAGGAATACAGCGACAAAAAAGTGACAGTGGATGATTTTTTACCGGCCTCCTGTACAGTTCAGGCAGTTTTTTTAGACGCTTGTTCCCCCGGAGACATCGAAGAACAAGACAAAAATAACGAAGCGGATCTCCATCAAGACATGTCCTGGAAGCAGCTTAGACCATCTGCTTTGCGAACAGTGTGTGAGTCAACGGTCGTCGGTGCTTTGATTTCGCTTCTCTCAGCCATCGCTATTGGCATGTTTTTTACAATGATCTCTTATCTTAGCTATAAGACTTTTCTCAACTGCCATTTTGAACCAAAGACCTTCATTCCGCTAAAGTTACAATGGATGCAGGTGACTTGTAATATCATTTCTTGCTTCTTTTTATACATCTGGGTGTTTTTACTCGCGCTTGTTCTTTTCCGTTCATATCAACTGTCAGGAGTGAAGAAAAAACTCTTTCTATGTTGCATATTGATGTATTTCTTGGATTCACTGTATCGAGTGACTTTACAAGCTTTGGGAATCAGTAAATCGTTCCCACTTTCCAACGAACAAGTCATCCCTCTTAACATTCTCTTTGTCCTGAGTATTGTTGGCCACAACTACTTGTTAgcaaatcatctgtgctttcaTTCAAAGCAACAAAAACGTGCTGCTTTCTTGCTTTGTTCAGTCATTTATTGTTTACCTTTTATAGGGGGTATCATTGTTTCGTCATGTATTTATCCTGTGTataacaaacaaaacgaaaaacacaAACTGATCATCGCTCTATTTTCTCCGCTCATAATGGTGGTCTTCAAGACAACATCTCGTATTTGTGTTCAGAGACTTTGGAGATTAACACACCCAGCTTATTCTTACGCTATGATGGCGCCATTGTACGCTGCCTCAGCGATCATGTTCCGTGTTATGCAGGTGGATCTCGGCAACTTAAAAGCCATTGCCTATCTTGGAATAATTCACGGCGTTGCCGAAGTCATAGAAAGAACCACAGTTGTTGTCATCGATCACATATGTCAACGAATCTTGAACCGAGCATCAGCTCCTTGGGGGCGTTACCGAACTCCGCGTACCGAGAGAATAACAGCGGATATCGCTATTATGAGCATGCTCTATGAGTCCACCGCAATTGTCTCCATAAATGGATTCTTTCATTTGTACCAATTTATTTACATGAAGAACATCTCCTTCTGGTTATTGTTGGTATCTTTTACGAAGTTGACTGCAGTTCCATTACTGATCGAGTGGCTTTCCACAAGTTTGTCCTTGGCGATCGAAACGCGATTCCAGAATTTGGCCGTCATGGCAGTTTGGAGAAAGGACTGGAAAAGACACATTCTAGTTGCTGTGTTGAACCTTTTACCAATGGCTGTTTGGACAAGCCAAAGTCTTTTTAGTGTCGTTCAGGCACGATTTGAGGCTAATTTGGATCAAGCTTCTTGCAAAATGCCATTTTCTTAA
- the LOC137973800 gene encoding uncharacterized protein isoform X2 gives MDAGGIIVSSCIYPVYNKQNEKHKLIIALFSPLIMVVFKTTSRICVQRLWRLTHPAYSYAMMAPLYAASAIMFRVMQVDLGNLKAIAYLGIIHGVAEVIERTTVVVIDHICQRILNRASAPWGRYRTPRTERITADIAIMSMLYESTAIVSINGFFHLYQFIYMKNISFWLLLVSFTKLTAVPLLIEWLSTSLSLAIETRFQNLAVMAVWRKDWKRHILVAVLNLLPMAVWTSQSLFSVVQARFEANLDQASCKMPFS, from the exons ATGGATGCAG GGGGTATCATTGTTTCGTCATGTATTTATCCTGTGTataacaaacaaaacgaaaaacacaAACTGATCATCGCTCTATTTTCTCCGCTCATAATGGTGGTCTTCAAGACAACATCTCGTATTTGTGTTCAGAGACTTTGGAGATTAACACACCCAGCTTATTCTTACGCTATGATGGCGCCATTGTACGCTGCCTCAGCGATCATGTTCCGTGTTATGCAGGTGGATCTCGGCAACTTAAAAGCCATTGCCTATCTTGGAATAATTCACGGCGTTGCCGAAGTCATAGAAAGAACCACAGTTGTTGTCATCGATCACATATGTCAACGAATCTTGAACCGAGCATCAGCTCCTTGGGGGCGTTACCGAACTCCGCGTACCGAGAGAATAACAGCGGATATCGCTATTATGAGCATGCTCTATGAGTCCACCGCAATTGTCTCCATAAATGGATTCTTTCATTTGTACCAATTTATTTACATGAAGAACATCTCCTTCTGGTTATTGTTGGTATCTTTTACGAAGTTGACTGCAGTTCCATTACTGATCGAGTGGCTTTCCACAAGTTTGTCCTTGGCGATCGAAACGCGATTCCAGAATTTGGCCGTCATGGCAGTTTGGAGAAAGGACTGGAAAAGACACATTCTAGTTGCTGTGTTGAACCTTTTACCAATGGCTGTTTGGACAAGCCAAAGTCTTTTTAGTGTCGTTCAGGCACGATTTGAGGCTAATTTGGATCAAGCTTCTTGCAAAATGCCATTTTCTTAA